A stretch of Nitrospira sp. DNA encodes these proteins:
- a CDS encoding glycosyltransferase, which yields MYRDRDPAMSIVIVADQYETIRQTIRHLKAQAGREELELVIVTQSSDRLGLDCEETAAFFQVRVVEVPAILPLALATSAGVRQARAPVVVLAESHAFPGPGWAKALIAAHRQPWAAVGAVMGNANPGMISWANLFVDYGHCVETRAVGISTYLPGHHTAYKRDILMRYDQQLDAVMDSEILLHWDLQAKGYKLYLDPEARVYHANISSLAFWLPERFYTGRRFAATRAQSWPLFKRFLYAGGSPLIPFVRVPRALKALSQSTFPRMRWPLVLPPLVLGLVVSAAGEMVGYLFGGGQATEELAKMELFKARYLTRRDRAKLEALSLKVAGEA from the coding sequence ATGTATCGGGATAGAGATCCTGCGATGTCGATAGTAATTGTCGCGGATCAGTACGAGACGATTCGTCAGACAATCAGGCACCTGAAGGCGCAAGCAGGGCGGGAGGAACTCGAGCTCGTGATTGTCACTCAATCGTCGGACAGGCTCGGACTCGACTGTGAGGAGACTGCCGCCTTTTTTCAGGTACGAGTGGTTGAAGTTCCCGCAATTCTTCCATTAGCCCTTGCGACTTCGGCGGGAGTTCGCCAGGCGCGCGCGCCGGTGGTTGTGTTGGCTGAAAGTCACGCGTTTCCGGGGCCAGGTTGGGCGAAGGCGCTGATCGCGGCGCACCGGCAGCCGTGGGCCGCCGTGGGGGCTGTGATGGGAAATGCCAACCCGGGAATGATCAGTTGGGCGAATCTTTTTGTCGACTACGGACATTGTGTGGAGACAAGAGCTGTGGGTATCTCGACATACCTTCCGGGCCATCATACCGCATACAAGCGGGACATCCTGATGCGCTACGATCAACAGCTCGACGCGGTGATGGACTCGGAGATTCTCCTCCACTGGGATCTGCAAGCCAAAGGTTACAAGCTATATCTCGATCCGGAGGCCAGGGTGTACCACGCCAACATCTCGTCGTTGGCGTTCTGGTTGCCGGAACGGTTTTACACCGGCCGACGGTTTGCTGCCACACGGGCTCAATCATGGCCCCTGTTTAAGCGGTTTCTCTATGCCGGAGGCTCTCCGTTGATTCCGTTCGTACGCGTCCCACGCGCCCTGAAGGCCCTCTCCCAATCCACGTTTCCGAGGATGCGGTGGCCACTGGTATTGCCTCCGCTCGTTCTGGGATTGGTCGTCAGTGCCGCAGGGGAAATGGTCGGGTATCTATTTGGGGGAGGTCAGGCGACCGAGGAACTGGCCAAAATGGAGCTGTTCAAGGCGCGGTATCTGACCAGGAGGGACAGGGCAAAGCTTGAGGCGTTGTCTCTGAAAGTGGCGGGGGAGGCCTGA
- a CDS encoding Gfo/Idh/MocA family oxidoreductase: MRRPIRVGVIGCGRVTALRHLPALSRLAGAEVVALADTDAARLKQLADRFHITNRYPDVHALLNDTLVDVIAVCVPVQFHAEIALAALGAEKHVFIEKPLTATLEEADRIRDRAKQVDRKVLMGFNFRWHRLIRQARALLQRGTVGEVEAIRTVFASAHEAPSRWQLHRASGGGSLFDQAIHVFDLWRFLLETEIESVFAVSRSGPWEDETVTVTARLTNGVLATATCSERTGENNEVEVYGRGGRLQVSCYRFDGLEYFPQGSIPGNGRARVDAFLRTVKELPGSLVRLRHGGDVLASYREQWRHFLGAIRHDGPLDCTVDDGRRALEVVFAAMASASRGQPVLVAQAPHQVTSIPAVPPTAGNQIEE, encoded by the coding sequence ATGAGGCGTCCCATTAGAGTCGGCGTCATCGGCTGCGGAAGGGTGACGGCGCTTCGTCACCTTCCTGCATTGAGCCGGCTGGCTGGCGCAGAGGTTGTCGCGCTGGCCGATACCGATGCCGCTCGCCTCAAACAGCTTGCAGACCGATTTCATATCACGAATCGTTATCCCGACGTTCATGCGCTGTTGAACGACACCCTGGTCGACGTCATCGCGGTTTGTGTCCCCGTTCAGTTTCATGCAGAAATCGCTCTGGCTGCGCTTGGCGCAGAGAAGCATGTGTTCATCGAGAAGCCGTTGACTGCGACTCTTGAGGAGGCAGACCGTATTCGAGATCGAGCCAAGCAGGTCGATCGTAAGGTCCTGATGGGTTTCAACTTCCGATGGCATCGTCTCATCCGACAAGCTCGGGCCTTGCTCCAGCGGGGAACTGTCGGGGAGGTGGAGGCGATCCGGACTGTGTTTGCAAGCGCGCACGAAGCACCCTCCCGGTGGCAATTGCATCGTGCCTCGGGCGGAGGTTCGCTCTTCGATCAGGCGATTCACGTCTTCGACCTCTGGCGATTCTTGTTGGAGACAGAGATCGAAAGCGTGTTTGCAGTCAGCCGATCAGGGCCCTGGGAAGATGAAACGGTGACGGTCACTGCGCGCTTGACGAATGGCGTCCTCGCGACGGCCACCTGTTCGGAGCGGACAGGTGAAAACAATGAAGTGGAAGTCTACGGACGGGGAGGCCGTCTACAGGTGTCCTGTTATCGTTTCGACGGCCTGGAGTATTTCCCCCAAGGCAGCATTCCTGGCAATGGGCGAGCCCGTGTGGATGCCTTCTTGCGGACCGTGAAGGAATTGCCAGGCAGCCTCGTGCGGCTGCGGCATGGTGGTGATGTGCTTGCGTCGTATCGTGAGCAATGGCGACACTTCCTTGGAGCGATTCGCCACGATGGTCCTTTGGATTGTACGGTGGACGATGGGCGTCGGGCATTAGAGGTGGTCTTCGCAGCGATGGCATCTGCGTCACGCGGACAACCCGTTCTCGTGGCCCAGGCGCCACATCAGGTCACGTCGATCCCGGCGGTACCCCCGACAGCCGGCAATCAGATTGAAGAATGA
- a CDS encoding glycosyltransferase has translation MLPVFSIIIPTYNRPGQLADCLAALVQLDYPPDRFEVLVVDDGGAVSPASVVDRFQQRLAIRLIRQANAGPGSARNTGAKNAKGQILAFTDDDCLPQSGWLRTLAMRFLSAPDSVIVGGHVENLLVNNRYAVASQLIVDIGHVYHNNDPERARFFTANNLAIPADRFRELGGFDVTFGTTASEDRDICGRWLHRGYRMISASEAVVGHAHRLTWRSFCWQHFNYGRGAIRLQRARKHQGWKLFSPDPNYYRSLLQAPFSRLPLPQATVLAGLLFLSQAISAIGMMAEWIRKRQEQTPFPIEV, from the coding sequence ATGCTGCCGGTATTTTCGATCATCATTCCGACCTACAATCGTCCCGGGCAACTGGCCGACTGCCTCGCGGCTCTGGTTCAACTGGATTATCCCCCAGATCGCTTTGAGGTGCTGGTGGTGGATGATGGCGGTGCCGTTTCGCCGGCCTCAGTTGTCGATCGATTTCAGCAACGGCTTGCGATCAGGCTGATCCGACAAGCCAATGCAGGGCCAGGTTCGGCGCGGAACACGGGTGCAAAGAACGCCAAGGGCCAGATCCTTGCCTTTACCGACGACGACTGTCTTCCGCAGTCCGGCTGGCTACGGACGTTGGCCATGCGATTTCTGTCTGCACCGGATTCGGTCATTGTGGGGGGCCATGTGGAAAATCTTCTTGTGAACAACCGGTATGCCGTTGCAAGCCAACTGATTGTCGATATCGGCCATGTCTATCATAATAACGACCCCGAGCGGGCGCGGTTTTTCACAGCTAACAATCTGGCCATTCCGGCAGATCGTTTCCGGGAGCTTGGCGGGTTTGACGTGACGTTCGGAACAACCGCTTCAGAAGATCGTGACATCTGTGGCCGCTGGTTGCACCGAGGGTACCGCATGATCTCTGCTTCCGAAGCCGTGGTCGGGCACGCTCATCGGTTGACGTGGCGTTCCTTCTGTTGGCAGCATTTCAATTATGGCCGTGGGGCCATTCGGTTACAACGAGCGCGGAAACATCAGGGTTGGAAGCTGTTCTCGCCGGACCCGAACTATTATCGCAGCCTGTTGCAGGCTCCATTTTCACGGCTGCCTCTTCCGCAAGCAACAGTGCTGGCCGGTTTGCTTTTCTTGTCGCAAGCCATCAGCGCGATTGGGATGATGGCGGAATGGATCCGGAAGCGTCAGGAACAAACACCTTTTCCCATTGAGGTGTGA
- a CDS encoding oligosaccharide flippase family protein, translated as MSLLTTTTGRRMMDGTARIFLAELLFPLTALVTTGFLTRQLGPQGYGLLALTLTTIIWIESAINSFFTKATIKFVGEADDWKPVGAMVIRLSLKIGIGAMVFVWILADPLSALFKEPDLAFYLRVCALDIPMLCVGQAYRNVLIGMGNYRAGAAARAGRWLVRMGLVVVLVQAGFSITGALLGVIGSSLAELLLSRWYLGEGMFVKQAPVPLPIQRYGALLFLSSICLIFFNGMDLFMLKILGGTAAQAGIYSAAQSLSLLPGLFSWTFSSLLLATLSRQLADCQEERARELARDALRVTMLLIPVAAIIAGAAPEIVQVVFGAAFLPAGPLLALLIVGAVSNVMLMVSITIMTAAGLPARTIMFTAPLVLLALAGHLVLIPRFGQQGAAWVTVVVSSFGAIAAGAGVYALWKVWPPVGTVIRSLAIGLVVGAVSLWWPTSGVLVFPKLVLLGIISVLGYWLIGEFHYGELAAVRSMLIRKREPAQVA; from the coding sequence ATGAGCTTACTGACAACGACTACGGGGCGTCGCATGATGGACGGGACCGCCCGGATATTTCTGGCGGAACTGCTGTTCCCGCTCACGGCACTTGTTACGACTGGCTTCTTGACGAGACAACTTGGTCCCCAGGGTTATGGGTTGCTGGCTCTGACGCTGACCACGATCATTTGGATCGAAAGTGCGATCAACTCATTTTTTACGAAGGCGACGATCAAGTTTGTCGGTGAGGCGGACGATTGGAAACCGGTCGGTGCCATGGTGATTCGCCTCAGTTTGAAGATTGGTATTGGGGCGATGGTCTTTGTCTGGATTCTCGCCGACCCGCTCAGCGCGTTGTTCAAAGAGCCGGATTTGGCATTCTATCTCCGCGTGTGCGCGCTCGATATTCCGATGTTATGTGTCGGACAGGCCTATCGAAACGTATTGATTGGAATGGGCAATTACCGGGCCGGAGCAGCCGCCAGGGCGGGCCGCTGGCTGGTCAGGATGGGGCTCGTGGTGGTGCTTGTGCAGGCCGGCTTCTCCATCACGGGGGCATTGCTCGGTGTGATCGGTTCGTCGCTGGCAGAGCTTCTGCTCAGCCGCTGGTACCTCGGAGAAGGGATGTTCGTCAAGCAGGCTCCGGTGCCTCTCCCGATTCAGCGATACGGCGCTCTGTTGTTCCTGTCCTCGATCTGTCTCATCTTTTTCAACGGGATGGATCTCTTCATGCTTAAGATCCTCGGAGGGACGGCCGCACAGGCCGGCATTTATAGTGCGGCTCAAAGTCTTTCGCTCCTGCCCGGATTGTTTTCTTGGACATTCTCCTCCCTGCTTCTTGCGACGCTGAGTCGTCAGCTTGCGGACTGTCAAGAGGAGCGGGCGCGGGAACTCGCGCGTGATGCGCTGCGTGTCACGATGCTCCTCATTCCGGTCGCGGCGATCATCGCCGGTGCGGCCCCGGAGATCGTGCAAGTCGTGTTCGGCGCCGCGTTTCTCCCCGCCGGCCCGCTGTTGGCGTTGCTGATTGTCGGAGCGGTCTCGAATGTGATGTTAATGGTGTCGATCACGATCATGACGGCTGCGGGATTACCGGCCAGAACGATCATGTTTACGGCCCCGTTGGTCCTGCTGGCATTGGCCGGTCATCTCGTACTGATTCCCCGATTCGGACAGCAAGGTGCCGCCTGGGTTACTGTTGTGGTCTCCTCTTTTGGGGCGATTGCGGCGGGGGCAGGTGTGTATGCCTTGTGGAAGGTGTGGCCGCCGGTTGGAACGGTGATCCGGAGTCTGGCGATCGGACTTGTCGTTGGGGCAGTCTCGCTCTGGTGGCCGACCTCCGGGGTGCTCGTGTTTCCCAAGCTGGTGCTGCTCGGGATTATCAGTGTGCTCGGCTATTGGTTGATCGGGGAATTCCACTATGGAGAGCTGGCCGCAGTGCGTTCGATGCTGATTCGAAAGCGGGAGCCGGCTCAAGTAGCCTGA
- a CDS encoding glycosyltransferase: MLWAVEELPSEMPVLLVAHNLEHRVLTQQLSLSPLLSNLFKREVSKQRQYEIEAFHRAAGVIFLSADEMAWGKGRVPGVRALHVPPLFVAPPVSRLPRVSGPLRLGYLADFAWWPNRRNWLWLIEEVLPKVQRPLQVHVFGRGSERLSASDRVVLHGRVPELATVWNQVDIMVCPTRAGAGVNIKVAESLHNRMPVLATTQAVRGFACASGSGLVVKDSAEDWAAFLSSSKADQLARQLPSEELRRQFSVDRHAEKLRRFVWESFGDSASRSLHGGCVCGSDGLFATELLGSEC; this comes from the coding sequence ATGCTTTGGGCAGTCGAGGAGCTTCCCTCAGAGATGCCCGTCCTGCTGGTTGCCCACAATCTTGAGCACCGGGTGCTTACCCAGCAGTTGTCCCTCTCCCCCCTCCTCTCGAATTTGTTTAAGCGAGAAGTGAGTAAACAGCGGCAATATGAGATCGAGGCCTTTCATCGTGCCGCCGGGGTCATATTTCTTTCAGCCGACGAGATGGCCTGGGGCAAGGGACGGGTTCCCGGGGTCCGGGCTCTTCATGTGCCGCCGCTCTTCGTGGCTCCTCCGGTATCCCGACTGCCTCGGGTGAGTGGTCCGTTGCGCCTCGGCTACCTCGCCGATTTCGCCTGGTGGCCGAATCGTCGGAATTGGCTGTGGCTGATTGAGGAGGTTCTTCCGAAGGTCCAAAGACCTCTCCAGGTCCACGTCTTTGGGCGGGGGAGCGAGCGCTTGTCCGCGTCAGATCGAGTCGTGCTTCACGGGAGAGTCCCTGAACTCGCAACAGTCTGGAATCAAGTCGACATCATGGTGTGCCCCACTCGTGCGGGCGCCGGCGTCAATATTAAAGTCGCAGAAAGCCTGCACAATCGAATGCCGGTGCTTGCCACGACACAGGCCGTACGCGGTTTCGCCTGCGCATCCGGATCGGGATTGGTGGTTAAGGACAGCGCGGAGGACTGGGCTGCCTTCTTGAGTTCCTCAAAAGCCGATCAATTGGCTCGTCAGCTACCATCAGAGGAGTTACGCCGGCAGTTCTCTGTCGACCGCCATGCGGAAAAGCTGAGGCGCTTCGTGTGGGAATCATTTGGGGATTCCGCTTCCCGCTCTTTGCATGGCGGTTGTGTGTGTGGGTCAGATGGTCTGTTCGCTACGGAGCTTCTCGGAAGTGAGTGCTAG
- a CDS encoding glycosyltransferase → MERSTGNSLSTRVVSDDVLKPGDRFVYWLLTGSGVAAIAAFLFLWFQLQAWGEHSFVMAVCSGILAVILLNNLGRWLILPSMKRPRAVLPRPGWKVAVVTTYVPGIEPLDLLEQTLKALVNLDYPHDTWVLDEGDDERVKQVCAALGVHHFSRKSFPRYQAEAGMFRKASKHGNFNAWLHEIGFDRYEILTAFDPDHVPDRVYLAKVLGYFDDAKVGYVQAPQVYGNQEASFIARGAAEETYEFYSLVQMACHGKGFPLIIGCHNTHRLSALRECGGFAAHDADDLLLTLLYQNRGWEGVYVPEVLARGLAPVDWPAYLNQQRRWTRSVLDVKLRIGSSVARNLSPTAALLNSLHGLNYVHWSMVLPIAMMLVAFMLVSGNIPSLATTEALVSGGFMVVILRFWERYRQGFYLNKKSEQGIHWRAGLLQFAKWPYQIAAVVDVLVNRQFPFITTPKIVDPCRTSFVLWPHLISLGIVGLAWAIGLSLHGTLPFAAQLCAMGLVVLTVGLMVTEWSGVLRRRVSR, encoded by the coding sequence ATGGAGCGGTCTACCGGGAACAGTCTTTCGACCAGAGTGGTAAGTGACGACGTTCTCAAGCCGGGAGACCGGTTCGTTTACTGGCTGTTGACGGGGTCGGGAGTGGCAGCAATCGCGGCGTTTCTCTTTCTCTGGTTTCAACTCCAGGCGTGGGGAGAACATTCATTTGTCATGGCGGTCTGTTCCGGGATCCTCGCGGTGATTCTCCTCAACAATCTCGGGCGATGGCTGATTCTTCCCAGTATGAAGCGGCCAAGAGCTGTTTTGCCGAGACCGGGCTGGAAGGTTGCGGTCGTGACCACGTATGTGCCGGGGATTGAGCCATTGGATTTGCTGGAACAGACCCTGAAGGCCTTGGTGAACCTCGATTATCCTCACGACACGTGGGTTCTGGATGAGGGAGATGACGAGCGGGTTAAGCAGGTCTGCGCCGCACTGGGCGTCCATCATTTCAGCCGCAAGTCGTTCCCGCGCTATCAGGCCGAGGCCGGCATGTTTCGGAAGGCTTCAAAGCATGGAAACTTTAATGCCTGGCTCCATGAGATCGGATTCGATCGATACGAGATCCTGACGGCATTTGATCCCGATCACGTGCCTGATCGTGTGTATCTCGCCAAAGTCCTCGGGTATTTCGATGATGCAAAAGTGGGATATGTGCAGGCTCCGCAGGTGTATGGCAACCAAGAGGCGAGCTTTATCGCCAGAGGGGCGGCTGAAGAAACCTATGAGTTCTACTCGCTCGTGCAAATGGCCTGTCATGGGAAAGGGTTTCCGCTCATCATCGGGTGTCACAACACACACCGTCTCAGCGCCTTGCGCGAGTGCGGCGGGTTCGCGGCGCACGATGCCGACGATCTGCTGCTGACGCTCCTGTACCAGAATCGTGGGTGGGAAGGCGTCTATGTTCCTGAGGTGCTGGCCCGAGGGTTGGCTCCGGTGGACTGGCCGGCCTATCTCAATCAGCAACGGCGGTGGACCCGTTCTGTCCTCGACGTGAAGCTACGGATCGGGTCTTCAGTAGCCCGGAACCTCTCGCCGACTGCCGCATTGTTGAACTCCTTGCACGGATTGAACTATGTCCATTGGAGCATGGTGCTTCCTATTGCGATGATGCTTGTGGCGTTCATGCTGGTATCCGGGAACATTCCCTCTCTGGCAACCACCGAAGCGCTGGTCAGTGGCGGGTTCATGGTTGTTATATTGCGGTTTTGGGAGCGATATCGACAAGGGTTCTACTTGAATAAGAAATCGGAGCAGGGGATTCATTGGCGAGCCGGCCTCCTGCAATTCGCGAAATGGCCGTATCAAATAGCGGCCGTTGTCGATGTCTTGGTCAACCGCCAGTTCCCTTTTATCACGACTCCAAAAATCGTGGACCCTTGCCGCACATCCTTCGTGCTATGGCCGCACTTGATTTCCCTGGGGATAGTAGGATTGGCGTGGGCAATAGGACTGAGCTTGCATGGAACCCTTCCATTCGCAGCCCAGTTGTGCGCGATGGGGCTTGTGGTCCTCACCGTGGGCCTGATGGTCACAGAGTGGAGCGGGGTCTTGAGACGCCGCGTGAGTCGGTAA
- a CDS encoding glycosyltransferase: MTQLATDQMITKLSVIVVSDYAAGEEKSWEDLRRALQAWAEQEGAPAEEFILVESSRFEGRIPSDVLGLVSNMKVLHVDAESSYELKNRAVEAASGDWLAIVDADCIPSRSWLRVLRAAITEHPDTAAVSARTLYPGRSRLERILGLLSRSYLDPGRSGPSRFISGNATAFKRKVYCRHPLPVGMGAFASRIQSEAFLRDGETLWFDPELVVVHDFEGWPMERDIRRNHGYSTVITRLRDDRLPYAGLIRMGLIAIPLIVAGKTFDSIRDCVRCFRHYNVRWYEVPFAIALTMVTHILEIPGMLAAYRGHGIMGTQYR, encoded by the coding sequence ATGACGCAGTTGGCAACGGATCAGATGATTACAAAGCTTTCGGTCATCGTCGTTTCTGACTATGCGGCCGGCGAGGAGAAGTCGTGGGAAGACCTCCGGCGGGCATTACAGGCATGGGCAGAGCAGGAGGGCGCGCCGGCCGAGGAGTTCATCCTCGTTGAGTCGTCGCGATTCGAGGGCCGGATTCCGAGCGACGTATTAGGGCTCGTCTCCAATATGAAGGTGCTCCATGTCGACGCCGAGTCTTCGTATGAATTGAAGAACCGAGCGGTGGAGGCAGCCTCCGGCGACTGGCTGGCCATTGTCGATGCCGACTGTATCCCGTCCCGGTCGTGGCTGCGGGTGCTCCGCGCCGCCATTACCGAACATCCCGACACAGCGGCCGTCAGCGCCAGGACCTTGTACCCGGGCCGGTCTCGCCTGGAGCGGATACTGGGTCTGTTATCGCGGTCGTATCTCGACCCTGGTCGTAGCGGTCCTAGCAGGTTCATTTCCGGCAACGCCACGGCATTCAAACGCAAAGTCTATTGTCGCCACCCCCTTCCCGTCGGGATGGGAGCGTTTGCGTCCCGAATACAGTCTGAGGCCTTTCTCCGGGATGGTGAGACGCTGTGGTTCGATCCGGAGTTGGTGGTGGTGCACGATTTCGAAGGATGGCCGATGGAGCGGGACATACGCCGCAATCACGGATACAGCACCGTCATCACGAGGCTGCGCGATGATCGACTGCCATATGCGGGCCTGATTCGCATGGGCCTCATCGCTATTCCCCTGATCGTGGCCGGGAAGACCTTCGACAGTATTCGCGATTGCGTTCGCTGTTTTCGCCACTACAACGTGAGATGGTACGAGGTGCCGTTCGCGATTGCGCTGACCATGGTCACGCACATCCTTGAAATCCCGGGGATGTTGGCTGCCTACCGCGGTCACGGCATCATGGGAACGCAGTATCGGTAA
- a CDS encoding glycosyltransferase, protein MSTSDQSMLQTLALCEKTRDEYLLQRDPIASDRLRWRAQSFRHLVHLLPGQTILELGCGQGLFTRQLVQVTHGRNPIAAVTFDSLAGKPDQIQDPVEFIAADVFPDTLRERQFDFVVAIDLLDKRNCAAVLQHVLDLLKPGGQVVFYESNPWNVVLKLRRLLARVFGKADPRSLLSRGQLYELMSEVGFIRVFAVFNDFVFAPLSPRLVWFFRNLSIILENAPVIRTLAGAILVHAQKPPRIVERPAVSLASHASLRRSLSVVVPCYNEQMNVGPLVDGLRRLYNDYLHEIVLVDDNSKDETAAVIKRMAAVDDRIRLVSRTGPNGVGRALSDGYRAVTGRYVLTMDCDFQHLLPEIADLFDEAVKGYDVVVGSRFSRHSVLLNYPFGKILANRGFHLIAQILLFRRFRDLTNNLKLLRREVVEQLCLVEPWFAVNAETGLQPLLMGYQVKEVPISWINRTPDMGMSSFKLAQVGWGYWRVLGRLWLRTVFGVGAYRGLVVRTGARQTWRSTDAERLRPLGPNERGG, encoded by the coding sequence ATGAGTACCTCTGACCAATCGATGCTCCAAACCCTTGCGCTTTGTGAAAAGACTCGAGACGAATATCTTCTGCAGCGTGACCCTATTGCGAGTGATCGTCTTCGTTGGCGTGCACAGTCCTTCCGGCATCTGGTTCATCTTCTGCCTGGGCAAACCATCCTTGAATTGGGATGCGGCCAGGGCCTCTTTACACGGCAGCTCGTACAGGTGACCCACGGCAGAAACCCCATTGCCGCCGTGACCTTCGATTCCCTTGCGGGCAAGCCGGACCAAATCCAGGATCCCGTCGAGTTCATCGCTGCAGATGTCTTCCCGGATACTCTGAGAGAACGGCAATTTGACTTTGTCGTGGCCATTGATCTGCTCGATAAACGCAACTGCGCAGCGGTGCTGCAGCATGTACTGGATCTCTTGAAGCCTGGTGGACAGGTGGTGTTTTATGAAAGCAATCCGTGGAACGTTGTCCTGAAGCTTCGCCGGTTGCTGGCGCGTGTCTTCGGTAAGGCAGACCCCCGGTCCCTTCTTAGCCGTGGCCAATTGTACGAACTCATGTCGGAAGTGGGTTTTATTCGGGTGTTTGCCGTATTTAACGATTTTGTTTTTGCCCCGCTCTCCCCGCGGCTCGTTTGGTTCTTCCGGAATCTTTCGATCATTCTGGAGAATGCGCCGGTGATTCGAACCTTAGCAGGCGCCATTCTGGTGCATGCCCAAAAGCCTCCCCGCATCGTTGAACGACCGGCCGTGTCGTTGGCCTCGCACGCATCGCTGAGGAGATCCCTTTCCGTCGTGGTTCCCTGCTACAACGAACAGATGAATGTCGGGCCCCTTGTGGATGGGTTGCGCCGTCTCTACAACGACTATCTTCACGAGATCGTGCTAGTCGACGACAATAGCAAGGATGAGACAGCCGCTGTCATCAAGCGCATGGCGGCCGTCGACGACCGGATACGGCTGGTTTCGCGGACAGGTCCGAACGGAGTCGGTCGGGCCTTATCAGATGGTTACCGAGCGGTCACAGGACGCTACGTCCTCACCATGGATTGCGATTTTCAACATCTGTTGCCGGAAATAGCGGATCTGTTCGACGAAGCCGTGAAAGGGTATGACGTGGTCGTCGGGAGCCGGTTCTCCCGACATAGTGTCTTGTTGAACTACCCATTCGGGAAGATCCTCGCCAACCGGGGGTTCCACCTGATCGCTCAGATCCTCTTGTTCCGCCGTTTCCGCGACCTCACCAATAATCTGAAGCTGCTTCGCCGCGAAGTCGTGGAGCAGCTCTGCCTTGTGGAGCCCTGGTTCGCGGTGAATGCGGAGACCGGGTTGCAGCCTCTGTTGATGGGCTATCAGGTGAAGGAGGTCCCGATTTCCTGGATCAATCGCACGCCGGATATGGGCATGTCCTCGTTCAAGCTGGCCCAGGTGGGATGGGGGTATTGGCGGGTCCTGGGCCGTCTGTGGCTGCGTACCGTATTTGGCGTGGGGGCCTATCGCGGCCTCGTCGTTCGGACAGGAGCGCGGCAGACCTGGCGGAGCACCGATGCCGAAAGGCTTCGCCCTTTAGGTCCAAACGAGAGGGGTGGATAA
- a CDS encoding NAD-dependent epimerase/dehydratase family protein, with product MKVFITGSSGLIGSELVTFFDCRATRVIGVDNNMRADFFGPEGDTTWNLQRLRQSTRRFSHHQLDIRDREGLSGLFKHEGPFDLIVHCAAQPSHDLAASRPFDDFDVNATGTLNVLEMTRQHSPEAVVVFMSTNKVYGDAPNELPLKELDRRWDYARQEDYQGVTEAMRIDRSKHSIFGASKVAADVVTQEYGRYFGMKTHCLRGGCLTGPNHSGVELHGFLSYLVKTQLSGKTYRIYGYKGKQVRDNIHSFDVARAIEEIYANPRSGEVYNMGGGRANSCSILEAFDIVEELTGKKMQYEYLDQPRAGDHICYISDLARFQKHYPKWSVSKSLDDVFRDMIMAWNVRLHE from the coding sequence ATGAAAGTGTTCATCACCGGCTCGAGCGGTCTGATCGGGTCTGAGCTCGTCACGTTTTTCGACTGCCGTGCTACTCGCGTGATCGGCGTTGACAACAATATGCGAGCGGACTTTTTCGGCCCGGAAGGTGACACGACGTGGAATCTTCAACGGCTGCGCCAGAGTACTCGTCGGTTCTCTCATCACCAGCTCGACATTCGAGATCGGGAAGGGCTTTCCGGTCTCTTCAAGCACGAAGGACCTTTCGATCTGATTGTGCATTGTGCGGCCCAACCCAGCCATGACCTGGCGGCCAGTCGTCCATTTGACGATTTCGACGTCAATGCGACAGGGACGCTCAATGTCTTAGAGATGACTCGGCAACATTCCCCGGAGGCCGTCGTCGTTTTCATGTCGACGAATAAGGTATACGGGGATGCCCCCAATGAGTTGCCGCTGAAAGAGCTGGATCGGCGTTGGGATTACGCTCGACAGGAGGACTACCAAGGGGTGACAGAAGCGATGCGGATCGACCGGTCGAAACATTCAATCTTCGGAGCCAGCAAGGTTGCGGCCGATGTGGTGACGCAAGAGTACGGCCGGTACTTTGGCATGAAGACGCATTGTCTCCGTGGGGGGTGCCTGACCGGTCCGAATCATTCGGGTGTCGAGCTCCATGGATTCTTGTCGTATCTGGTCAAGACGCAGCTGAGCGGGAAGACGTATCGAATCTATGGGTATAAGGGGAAGCAGGTGAGGGACAACATCCACAGTTTCGATGTGGCTCGGGCCATTGAAGAAATCTATGCGAATCCTCGATCCGGCGAAGTGTACAACATGGGGGGCGGGCGGGCGAATTCCTGCTCCATACTAGAGGCTTTCGATATTGTCGAGGAGCTGACAGGAAAGAAAATGCAATACGAGTACCTTGATCAGCCGCGTGCAGGCGATCATATTTGCTACATCAGCGATCTCGCCAGATTTCAGAAGCATTATCCGAAGTGGTCTGTGAGCAAATCGCTTGATGACGTGTTCCGGGACATGATCATGGCTTGGAATGTTCGGTTGCATGAATGA